One Coffea eugenioides isolate CCC68of chromosome 2, Ceug_1.0, whole genome shotgun sequence genomic window, CATCTTCGTCTTTGGTCTTTCCTTTTGTCATCTTCGTCTTTGTTCTTTCCTTAATAACGCTTAGTTGTTTTTACAGCCAATTAGGAGTCTCCCGCTAAGATTGGGCCCAAATTAAGTACTAACACAAATTTATTGGCAACACAAGAATGCAATTCTTGTTAGACAGGTATTAAAATCAAGTATGAAAAAGCTAAAGAACAAAAATGAAACCGgtcaaaaaaccaaaaaatgaacaaatatgTTAGACAGGTAGTATAAAACTCCACATTTTGTACGGTCAAAGCAATAAATTGGTTACTCCTAATCGtttgtactcttttttttttttttttttttgactttagACATTGAATATTATATTTCACAAGAATCTAAATTCTATTCAAATTTCTAAATTGTGCAAGTTCTGTGTTGATTGACTTCTCTTTCTCCCGTCCCACGTCCAATAACCAGTTAATTGCCTATTACTCCACATTCTTTTCTCACGGGACTAATTCTACACCAAAATGGTTTCAAAGCAGATGATGCTATAAATTAAAGACACATTTTGAATTAAGTGACACTATACAGCTAGGTAGCATAATTGTAGCAAATGTCATGATGATCAGTACAAAAACGATGATAAATCTCAAAGTCCAGCTGTGGAAGACTTGAGAATGTTCATAGTCAAATATTTGCTTTCCCTTAACCTATAAAAGTTAGCCAATTTCTTTAGTACATACAGGCTGGAGAATATTGGTGGAAAGAATAATTTAAGGTCCTTCAGTCCACTTTCTTTAGGAATAACGCTAATCAATTAACAAATTAGTCAAGTCTCATTAGTTATATAGTTACAGATGAGGAAATTGATTTGAAGTAAATGTGCATAGGATCTTCTACCTCATTTTCTACGTCATTTTTTATTTCAACATTTATTATATCACAGTATATTCTTCACGAAcattctattttaatttttgtcttGTCTCTTTTAAATTTTAACACTACTAACAGGATAGAATATGAAAAATAACAAGCTAAAAGAACGAAAATTTAACTTATAGTGCCCTATGAGctctcaaaagaaggtaaagtcAAAATCGAACCATAAAAAATTTGTTGTATGAGACATGCGATATATTCTTGGTGGACATGCGCGCAAATCTGTGCAGTAAATCAAACAagcactacaacaaaaatggctttTCTTGACACGTGTATAAGGATACTTGTTGGTTTGTGTCATTATAACACTTCTATCATGACATTTGTTATCAAATCAATAATatatactttaatttttttttattttatctgatataaaaataataatgtgtcTTTAGATTCCCTATCATGACACTTGAGAAAATGTGAGATacaccaaaaaaattaaaacataaaacgATGTCGTTTGATTTTGGCGGAAGATTCTTTTGCCAAAACACTTagtgaaatctcaaaatttcattttgccGGCCAGCAAAATTTTGGCTCTTCTCATCTCTCTCGGCAAACTATCTCTCAAAGCTCTCTGccaaaattttcctttcccCACAAAGTTTTTTCTGCTGAATCTCTCCGCAATCAAACTACCTTTGCTTCCCTATTAAAGGTATGTAATTGCATGGTTACTTTTTGCCctaaattgtacaattttcTGATTTCCTGCTCCTGCTCTGTAAACCAACTGATGTGAAAATAATTAACTCCTGTAAGCTGCAATAAGATTCTGTGGTATGCTAGTTCAAGTTCGATACTGATTTTTCTTCTAAAAGTTGCTTCATTCTCAATCTtgttttcatgattttctgttTCGGCTGACAGGTAAGAACTATATATTAGTTGGCATGGTTCACAAGCCCAATTAATTATAATAGATGCAGAGCTAATCAAAGAATTACTAACCAACAGAGAAGGCGCTTACCAGAAAATGGATATGGAAGGCATTGCaaagaaattatcaaattaatAGGTGAGCCGCTTATaacaaatgaggggaaaaaatgGGCAAAAGTACACAAACTGGCTAACCACTCATTCCTTGCAGAGAGCCTAAAGGTAAGCCTTCTTCTATGTTAATCACATCACGAGTCAAGAATAAGAAAGTTCGTTGTCCCATATATGAAAATGGGAAGTGAATTTGGCATATAATATTGCTCGAGTAATTCCCTATACATGATTTGCTTCTCATAAGAATAACCTTTTGCACAGAGCAAGGTACCAGAAATGATTGCTAGTGTCGAGGCGTTGCTGGAAAGCAAAGGTATCAGCTCTCGTCTTATGCCAAAAAAGCTCCTCTTGCCCCCTGCCCTGTACCCCGGCTTCTCCCACATAAGTGACCACTACCCTTTATACTGGATTTGTTGTCCATAACCTGTTCGATAAAATGTCAACCTTCTTTCCTTTGGTACTGATATTAATTTACTCAATAATATATAAACTAATAGAATTATTGTAATTAAGATGCTTTATCCTCTTTCATATCTGTGAGCGCATTTGATGTGTTTCTGTTGCTTTGACATATGCTTGTTTATTGCTGATCTCTTTCTTCAGTCTGTAATTAAGAAGAAGTATGGCCAAGATGCAACAAATGTTGGTGATGAGGGTGACATTGCTCTAATATCCAGGTTAGTTCATGGCATTTTGCTAATATGCTTCCTGTTCATTGTTCAATTCGGTTGTCATATTTTTACAACTTTGTGACTTTGACATTTCAGGAGAACAAGGAAGGTCTTGAATTGCTTAAAACAGCTATTGCTAAAGCTGGTTACACTGGTAAAGTAAGTATTGGAATGGATGTTTATACTGGTTACACTGTTCTTGAATGCTATGGGTATATGTTTTGCTGGTGAAAATGGAGCAGATGTCAAAGGCGGATGTTTGTATGGAAGCAGGCTGCATCCAAGCTTAGGGGTGTACAAGTTTTTACTTACACAGAGCTTGAGATTGCAACAAACAAATTTAGTGCAGCAAATGTGATAGGAAATGGAGGGTATGGGGTAGTGTATAGAGGGATTTTGAGTGATGGCACTGTGGCTGCAATTAAGATGTTGCACAGAGAAGGGAAACAATGAGGAACGTGCCTTTCGGTTAGAGGTTAGTGGACTTCATTTATTGCTAGTTTTCATATTATCCAATTTTTTAAGCTACATAAGCTTGTCAATTAAACTCATCTGTACACTCaattgaagatttttttttgttttttggtattTTCCCCTCTTTGGCTAAATACATTGGGGAATAAAGGGAAGTGGTGAGTGAGAATGGAAGTGAGATATTTGCCTAAAAAATTAATGGTACTTTTGGCATTGGTCCAGCCATTGCTTTCTTGAACATCCtaattgaacttatttgatGGGTGCTTGTCTGTGGTATGGTTTATTTCAACAAGTCTGTATTGAAATCAGTTTGAAGAGTTTGAAATTGCTGCAGGTTGTGATTGGGATGGATGTGGCTGCTTCTGAGTTTTATGGTAAAGACAAGACTTATGATCTAAACGTCAAAGAAGAGCTATtgctttttcacattttctcccCAGATTGTTATGTCAAACGTTCGAATTCATTGCTAAGCCAAAGGATAAAATTACATCTAGATTCATAAATTCTAGTCTTCTAAAGGGGGGTAATTTCAATCATGACATCTATCTTTTTGGtcattcttcttctttatttagTATGTTTGCTGCTTTAGTAGTATGTTTGGTGATAGCAAGTAGAAATTTCAGTGCAATGATGGCAACTGGATCAGTGTGTTATTCCAAAACCTTTtgatatacaagaaaatataacTTGCGTTATCACATTTGCTTTTGCCAGTTAAGTTTTGCAAACCTGCTTGGTACCAAAATTTGGCTATTCAGCAATCAAGTTTATTTCGAATGAAATGAATCCTGTTTGGTATCGTTACTTTACATTAGAACGTAATTGCTAGGTGTTGatatctttaatttatttttttatttctggtCTTTCTTTGCAGAATAATGATGGCTCACAAAAGATATCAGGTTATGACTGAAGGCTCTCATTTCATtggaaagtttggaagctaCTGCAAGTTCTTTCTACTTGCTAGGGATGAGAATATTTTAGTTTGTGCACAAGAGAATCTTTTAAGTTTGTGCACATGAGAATCTTTCAAGTTTGTATTTGTTAGGGATTTGTTATGTTAGTACTTGTTACTGACTTTTAGTTCAACAAATTATATTTGAGTATTGACTTTTGCTTTTAGATTACTATATGGATTCTGTTCTTTAGGATAAATTTACAAGTCCTTTGGGTTTCTGATTGACGGAATGTATAGCAGGGAGCACTACCTGCAGGCTGCttctatatcaaaaaaaaaaagaaaaaaaaaactcctgacagttaaaagtgtcagcatagaATTCGATATTCTAATGTTGTACTATACCTATCCTAATACTttcaattatcaagaaaagggATTTTTGTTGGCAGATGGGATGTTATAACAGCATAGTTTTCCTGACATGTTGAATGGTATGAGtctatccccacattggaagggacaacactcgctctaggtgtgaggatagataaagtgtcaggttagattatctatactgacacttttaaatgccgttaaaggccatttttgttgtagtgaagGTCAAAGTTTAACAAAATCAATTTATTCATCATCAGTGCAGTTTAAACAATTGAAACACAATTATTAGTAACAATACAATGTCAAGAAAgagaaacccaaaaaaaaaaaagaaattaaagagaGATGATCAGACTACTTAGTCATTTGACATCTCAGCACGCTTCttcaacaaataaaaaatttccttcatgctaaaggattaataacgcggcaatttttcctaatttctccGGCGGTTCCAGTCAGCACTTCAATGTTTCCCATGTTCACCATTGATCTTCCGAACTCAAAGAAGAAATTTCTCGGAAATTGCAGCCGATTCACGATTGCAGCTGAATCGGCATTTGTTAGAAGTGCTGCATCAGATTGGAATAGGCCCTTCTTTTGGTTGAGAATGGTGAAATAATGAGTATCAAATGAACGAGAGCTCTGAGGATCCATTCCCACAGTTGTTGCGGGGTTGGCCGGGTTGGGGCATTGTTGCTTCAAAGTTCGAGCGTAGGTTGCATCAAGACTTGGATCCATATCACCTTTGCCAGTGAAATTGAAAAGCCTTCTCGAGAATGCTCCACAGTGGGCTACTCCAATGGTGTGTGCACCTATTTcaacaaaaaattaatatatgaaTAAGTAACAatatttttgcatgaaattttgaattcatAGGATAACCACATTTTTCCATTGCATTCATGTTATCTCGGGGATTATTTGGTTTTCTGTTTGTCAGAACAAGAACACTAGTGCATTATGTAGGTAGTCTGTTATGATTAATCTTAATTAATTTTGTAGTGCAGATGATTTTACCTGATAGTGCCACGAGATCATTAACGTTGAGATTTTTCTTGGCAAACAACTGTTGAAGGGTAGGAAAGTCTGAGAATGGAGAAGGCAGGTTTCCATTGACATCAGATATAAGAGACACCCTGCTGTCTCTTCTTCCGGTAGGCACTTCCCACAAATTCCGTCCAAACTGCAAGATATAACATGAGTAATATTAACTAGATTGCAAGTCATCTCTAAAGTTCTTTTTGCTTGGTTTTTCATGCGGAGCTGGCTGGTTCTGAATCTTTCCCACAGGCCAGCTACGGTGTATGATTGTATACTTGCATGTGCACTAATAACATACATAAACTGCAATTATATCTAGTTCTAGTTctcctttatatatatatatatatatatatatatatatttcactATAGTGGTAAGACTTACAGGAAAGGAAACAGCGTCACGAGCAGCCAATGCAAGAATATCTGCGCATGATACAATACCCGGGCAAGCTTTTTCCACTTGTGCCTTGATATCATCAATTGCTTCAAAGCCTCCTAGTGTTTGATTCGGTCTTGCATCCTTCTCTGATTGATTAGTTCCAACTGTGTCCAGGAGTATAGAGGCATCGCATCCCTGAAATTTTAGTGGGTTCAACTTAATTTAGCAAGATATATAAGCAAAGCCAAAGCAGCCCACCTCAAAAAtgaatgcatggctatccttacTGTTTCTACATGCATGAAAAAAGACGTTCAATATTTCAACCGAGAACAAAATGATGAGTCATGATATGCATGCATTGCATGCAGGCCTGAAAATAATGGCCTTACCTTAACAAAGCAGTCATGGTAGTGCACCCTAAGCAATTTAGGAGCCAAGGTAGGGTCACTTCGCACTTTGCTTATTGTGAGGGCTTTCACAAGCATCTCAGCTTGGGGACAGCGAGTAAACCTGTAAAAGTTAGGTCTCAATCCCCGACCACCAGGGGCACCACCTCCTGCATTTGTAACCGTAATGGCTCCAAACACAATAATTGAGAGCAAAAGCAGAAGGCTAAACTcaggcttcattttttttttttttttgacaaaaaaaaaatctggctAGTAAAATTTAAGTAAGAAAATAGAGTAATATCACAAGCAAGAACTAGCTAGAAGACTTAAAGCTGAAAGAGAAGTTTGGTGGAGAAGCACACAGAAAACCTTGTCGGGTGACCTCCTTTTATAGGAAGTGGGAACAATCCCATTCGAAGCAAGAGGGAAATTTCAGGAGATTATAAAAATCAACCTGTAATTTGGCCTTAGCCTAAGGGTCGTGAGAAGACTTATTTGTTTATATTTTCAAGTGGCATTCGTCTCCCAGTTTAGATAGAACTACCATATATAGTATCACTTTTCTCCTGCATGTCTGGCCATTTTCTCAATACATTTTTTGACTTTCTATGATAATGACAGCAAAAGTCAGCGTAGAGATCTGATGATATGGATGCAGACCAATCCCTGATAGAAATTGTCATCATGTTTTGCGAGTTTATCCACTAATGATATACTCTGTCAATGATAGGGTAAAGTTTTGTACTCCACCGTCAGCTTGAATTCCAAGTAAGAGGAAATAAAATTTCTGTCCCTTTCCTTTCTGTAGTGTTATAACCTCCTATACACTTTCTTGTTTATATTTTGGTGACCTCGAGCTAATACGGAAACTTATTGCCTTTAagttttagtaaaaaaaaaggccaaaaaacgataaagaaaaaggaaaggaaggTGATTAATAGAGCGGCTAAAAACAATGGAATCCTCTCATTAATCTGTGATATCATGTCAATCACAATTCTGTGCCATAACATTCATCAATTTTGCTAGTGAACTAACACTTTAGTATGCCTTAGAGTACTAATACCGATTAATTACTTGGAAAATTTCGAAGTTTCAGTACAAAGTTCTGTTTTCAAAATCGATGTTTTCAAAACCGATCCAATTATGAGCACTTCTCCTTTGAACTATAGTATAGAGTCTCTATTCGAAGAAATTACTTCTGAGAATTTCAATCTCTTTCCCGATCTTAAGACAACTGGAGAAGATAAATTGTAATGCAAGTAATTCTAGGCCATTTTATAGCTGACTTCCAAGAGCTCTTCACCGACCGCTTTTTTTTGGCGACCTGAATGATTATTCTTACCTCGATTGCTTATGAGTTTTTTACATCCATCATATAGTTTTCTTTCGATTTCTTCCTTGTAACCATTACCCTAAATAAAGGTTGTTAATACTTGTATCTTTTACTTGCCAAAATAATGTAACATAAAAAGGATTATGTTTTTATCCACTATcagtttagtaaattttttaCACTAACATGTATAGATGTATGTCatttatacatgacatgtaTTTAGACCAAACTCGTGTATATACATTGacaatttataaaaaaaaaattattcatgtAAAAACtctaataaaaacaaaaaatatggAGATTTGTCAATAGTAAGTAGGCCAAAAAAAAGGTCGATTTGAAATAGTACGTAAGCCCTTTATATACAGAAAAGTCCTACGATTGCATGGGTATTGGCTCGCACGCGGCGCCACCATTTCCGGTATTCAAAGTTCGAGCCCCAAGAGACGGTGTTGGCTTGTTCAAAGTTGGTAGTTTGGTTGACTTTGACACTGTATTCGTCCTATGTGGCTATGTGTACTCTGCATGGAATTTTGCAGCCCATTTCCTTCAAGGATTAATGGATTATCCTGTTTTGTGTTACAAGACTTTAACAGCTATCCCCAACCCATTTAAGAAACGGCTCATATATGATATATCAGTCCAAGACTTTCAGCTTAATTGGAGTTATTTTTCagagtaaaatatttcaattctGCTACCCTTGACCAAAATGGCTTTTGTCCCCTCATCACTTTTTTACTGAAACAGtaagaaacacacacacacaattagAATAAGCATGAGAGTTAACGGATAAATCGGCCCGATAAACAAGCAATCTAAGGGAGATCCACAGAACAACCCAATCCAACCAATTTGTGATAGGACGGACACCCCATGGACTTTAAACCTAGGATAAAGACCCCACGATCTTCCGATGTGGGATGGGTGACCCCATCACAAttacaaaaattccaaaaattccCCTCATCACCATTACAAAAATTCCAAAGCTGTTCCAAGTACGTGTATAAGTCTTGCttcctttttcaaaatcttATGTTCTTTATCGCTGCTCTCTATATAGCCTAGCTTGTGTTGTTGgtccaaaaataatttattaGGAAGGAAGCAGATCCAGTACGCGGATTGAACCAAGAGGGCATTAAACAATCAGCAGTAAGATATACTGCGCTCATCCATGGCATAACTTCCCTCATCAACTTGTTCATCGATTGAAGTTTATATGCTCCTATATATAAATTCTACTACTATTTCCCAGCAACTTGTGAGGAGAATCTTCTGACTGCTGAGAGCGTTTCCCACATAACAAAGGTTTCAGGGTCAACTGCATAATGAAGAGGGGAACCAAGGAAGCAGTCCAGTTCCTCTTTAATGGCGAAGAAATAGTTCATTTGCATGTAGGGTACCGGATAACATGGAAATATCTATTCAACTACCATCCAAGATTGTTTTAGACGATCATGTGCAACCATGCATGAACTAGCTAGTTCGTCATTGATGTAATAATACCATTAACTTGGGTGCATGGATGAATTATACCcctaatactactactactagaATGTAATGGATCCCGTGAACTTACGTAGGCTTGAATACGTTGTTGAAAATTACTAGGATAACTAGTGTTAAGCTTATTATATAcagcaaaaacaaaagaaaatgcgACTCAGTTAGATTGCTGAATTGGTTGTATGGATATGTTATAGGTTTTCTCAGGTTTTGTCTTCAAGAAATCTTACAAGAAAATAATTATcttcacattttttttcaaagagAATCAACATTGGTTCCCATTTACCCTATTAATGACTTGAACCGTGAGCTATTAATTACGTTCGCATAGttcatcaaaaatttgaaaaaaacacacacagacacacacacaaaaaaggGTACGTTTAATTAAAGGAATGTCACAGAAATACTAAATTGAGGACCGTTTTGTACGAGTTATTATAGTCCATCTCTACTCCACATGCTAACATAATGTCAATTCTTACCAAATTGGATAAGTTTTGTCAGTCCATCGATTAAAGAAGCGGGAAAAAAAGTCTCAGTC contains:
- the LOC113763437 gene encoding probable LRR receptor-like serine/threonine-protein kinase At4g30520 → MCFCCFDICLFIADLFLQSVIKKKYGQDATNVGDEGDIALISRRTRKVLNCLKQLLLKLVTLVKCQRRMFVWKQAASKLRGVQVFTYTELEIATNKFSAANVIGNGGYGVVYRGILSDGTVAAIKMLHREGKQ
- the LOC113754807 gene encoding peroxidase 24-like, which encodes MKPEFSLLLLLSIIVFGAITVTNAGGGAPGGRGLRPNFYRFTRCPQAEMLVKALTISKVRSDPTLAPKLLRVHYHDCFVKGCDASILLDTVGTNQSEKDARPNQTLGGFEAIDDIKAQVEKACPGIVSCADILALAARDAVSFPFGRNLWEVPTGRRDSRVSLISDVNGNLPSPFSDFPTLQQLFAKKNLNVNDLVALSGAHTIGVAHCGAFSRRLFNFTGKGDMDPSLDATYARTLKQQCPNPANPATTVGMDPQSSRSFDTHYFTILNQKKGLFQSDAALLTNADSAAIVNRLQFPRNFFFEFGRSMVNMGNIEVLTGTAGEIRKNCRV